A stretch of the Tardiphaga sp. 709 genome encodes the following:
- a CDS encoding polyhydroxyalkanoate depolymerase has translation MPIGEFGRPPALPSETSPALTTPMYWMYEMAYASLNPARAMTDATRMLFQNPLNPFSRTEFGKSVTAGCELFERTTRRYGKPEWGLHDTEVNGVRTPIEIRSVWEKPFCRLLYFDRKHPRPLRAPQPRVLIVAPMSGHYATLLRGTVEAFLPTHEVYITDWSDARQVPLAAGRFDLEDYIDYVIEMFHVLGGNVHVLAVCQPAVPVLAAVSVMEAENDPYVPVSMTLMGGPIDTRRNPTAVNNLAAEKGMDWFRNNVITKVPFPHPGIMRDVYPGFLQLSGFISMNRDRHVEAHKKLFENLVKGDGDLVDKHREFYDEYLAVMDLTAEYYLQTVDTVFVKHALPKGEMTHRGKPVDPSKVVNVALMTVEGENDDISGLGQTEATHMLCSSIPDERRVHYVQKGVGHYGVFNGSRFKSEIVPRVSDFMLSAASARHRAAAAE, from the coding sequence ATGCCGATAGGTGAATTTGGCAGGCCGCCAGCCCTGCCGTCCGAGACGAGCCCGGCTCTGACCACCCCGATGTACTGGATGTATGAGATGGCCTACGCGTCGCTCAATCCGGCGCGCGCGATGACAGACGCTACCAGGATGCTGTTTCAGAATCCGCTGAACCCGTTCTCGCGAACCGAGTTCGGTAAGTCGGTGACCGCGGGCTGCGAATTGTTCGAACGCACCACACGTCGCTACGGCAAGCCGGAATGGGGTCTCCACGATACTGAAGTGAACGGCGTACGCACGCCGATCGAGATCCGCTCGGTCTGGGAAAAGCCGTTCTGCCGTTTGTTGTATTTCGATCGCAAGCATCCGCGTCCGCTGCGCGCACCGCAGCCACGTGTGTTGATCGTGGCGCCGATGTCCGGTCACTACGCGACATTGCTGCGCGGTACCGTCGAAGCCTTCCTGCCGACCCATGAGGTCTACATCACCGACTGGTCGGATGCGCGTCAGGTGCCGCTGGCCGCGGGCCGCTTCGATCTCGAAGACTACATCGACTATGTGATCGAGATGTTCCACGTGCTCGGTGGTAACGTCCATGTGCTCGCGGTCTGTCAGCCCGCGGTGCCGGTGCTCGCCGCCGTGTCGGTGATGGAGGCCGAGAACGATCCCTATGTGCCCGTCTCGATGACGTTGATGGGCGGCCCGATCGATACGCGCCGCAATCCGACTGCTGTGAACAATCTCGCTGCCGAAAAGGGCATGGATTGGTTCCGCAACAACGTGATCACCAAGGTGCCGTTTCCGCATCCAGGCATCATGCGCGACGTCTATCCAGGCTTTTTGCAGCTCAGCGGCTTCATCAGCATGAATCGCGACCGCCACGTGGAAGCACACAAGAAGCTGTTCGAGAATCTTGTGAAGGGCGATGGCGATCTCGTCGACAAGCATCGCGAGTTCTACGACGAATATCTGGCGGTGATGGATCTGACAGCAGAGTATTACCTGCAAACGGTCGACACGGTGTTCGTCAAACACGCGTTGCCGAAGGGAGAGATGACCCATCGCGGCAAGCCTGTTGATCCCTCGAAGGTCGTCAACGTTGCGCTGATGACCGTCGAAGGCGAGAACGACGACATCTCGGGTCTCGGTCAGACCGAAGCGACGCATATGTTGTGCAGTTCGATCCCCGATGAGCGTCGTGTACATTACGTTCAGAAGGGCGTTGGACACTACGGCGTGTTCAATGGATCGCGATTCAAATCTGAAATCGTGCCGCGCGTGTCTGACTTCATGCTGAGCGCAGCAAGCGCACGACATCGCGCCGCTGCTGCTGAGTGA
- a CDS encoding SprT family zinc-dependent metalloprotease, with the protein MICFCAEQFPWRRLWQNPVDLLTTGTTDMAFRALLYRRPTEPDTLAVKHGSQIFAIRLRRHRRATRYTLRIHPSEREAILTMPPRGSLADAKDFAQRHGAWIAARLGRLPKAAPFEHGTTVPLRGTPHRIVHRAGRGTVWTETRDSGEKIICVAGDVEHIDRRIHDFLKREAKADLVKASNRYAAQLNVKVKRISIRDQSSRWGSCTTEGSLSFSWRLILAPPFVLDYLAAHEVGHLVEMNHSVKFWRVVGRICPATERAKAWLDTHGNDLHRFGVQD; encoded by the coding sequence ATGATTTGTTTTTGCGCCGAGCAATTCCCGTGGCGGCGGTTATGGCAGAATCCGGTCGATCTACTGACGACCGGGACTACTGACATGGCCTTCCGCGCACTTCTCTACCGCCGCCCCACCGAACCAGACACGCTTGCCGTCAAACACGGCTCCCAGATCTTCGCCATACGCCTGCGCAGGCACCGCCGTGCGACGCGTTATACGCTGCGCATTCATCCGAGCGAGCGCGAAGCCATCCTGACCATGCCGCCGCGTGGGTCATTGGCCGATGCAAAGGACTTTGCACAGCGTCATGGCGCCTGGATCGCCGCGCGTCTTGGCCGTTTGCCGAAGGCAGCACCATTCGAGCACGGCACAACGGTTCCGCTGCGGGGAACTCCGCATCGAATCGTGCACCGTGCGGGGCGGGGGACGGTGTGGACCGAGACCCGCGACAGCGGCGAGAAGATCATCTGCGTCGCCGGCGATGTCGAGCATATCGACCGACGTATCCACGATTTCCTCAAGCGCGAAGCCAAGGCCGATCTCGTCAAGGCATCGAACCGCTATGCCGCGCAGCTGAACGTCAAGGTGAAGCGGATCTCGATCCGCGATCAGTCGAGCCGCTGGGGGTCGTGCACCACCGAGGGGTCGCTGTCGTTCTCCTGGCGTCTGATCCTCGCGCCGCCCTTCGTGCTGGACTATCTCGCCGCCCATGAAGTCGGGCATCTCGTCGAGATGAACCACTCGGTGAAGTTCTGGCGCGTGGTCGGGCGGATCTGCCCGGCGACCGAACGCGCCAAGGCCTGGCTCGATACTCATGGCAACGACCTGCATCGCTTCGGTGTGCAGGACTGA
- a CDS encoding transglycosylase domain-containing protein — translation MAWGKKKSGRKEPTFGLGAALSDLRLTADDRVPGGGDDRPKKTPKQAPKRESNNGGGDKPRKSRTSSKARSSGGFGKGIKRLFYWGAVLGLWAAIAIVGVVIYVGAHLPPIQSLEIPKRPPTIQIVGMDGTVLATRGEQAGANVSLKDLPPYLPKAFIAIEDRRFYSHYGIDPIGIARAAATNLMHRGVSQGGSTLTQQLAKNLFLTQERTMARKLQEVELAFWLERKHSKAEILELYLNRVYFGSGAYGVEAAAQKYFGKPAKNVTVAEAAMLAGLVKSPSRLAPNRNPEGAEARAKVVLAAMQDAEFITAAQAKGAAGVPQYNVKPVGAGTVNYVADWIGEVLDDLVGQVDESIIVETTIDPKLQSVAEAAIIDELAAKSVKFNVTQGALVAMTPDGSVRAMVGGRNYSESQFNRAVTAKRQPGSSFKPFVYLTAIEAGLTPETIRQDAPIDIKGWKPENYTHEYFGSVTLTQALSMSLNTVAVRLGLEVGPQNVVRTAHRMGIASKLEANASIALGTSEVSMTELVGAYAPFANGGLAVSPHVVNRIRTVEGKKTLYTRPAETASQVIDARAVAAMNTMMQQTILSGSAKKAELPGWYAAGKTGTSQDFRDAWFIGYTSQLVTGVWLGNDDNSPTKKATGGGLPVEIWSRFMKTAHQGLQPQPVPGLAPLNSFSTNPIGQALSSLLPGSSAPSPSAPPERGYVPSAPVYNGYRPQPPAPTQTNYPAARQQPQQNVRPEASSGLDGWLTERLFGR, via the coding sequence ATGGCGTGGGGCAAGAAAAAGAGCGGGCGCAAGGAGCCGACCTTCGGGCTCGGCGCGGCGCTGTCCGATCTGCGCCTCACGGCGGATGATCGCGTGCCCGGCGGCGGCGATGATCGGCCGAAGAAAACGCCCAAGCAGGCGCCGAAGCGTGAGTCCAATAATGGCGGCGGCGACAAGCCGCGCAAATCCCGAACATCCAGCAAGGCGCGCAGCTCGGGCGGTTTCGGCAAGGGCATCAAGCGGCTGTTCTACTGGGGCGCGGTGCTGGGCCTGTGGGCGGCGATCGCTATTGTCGGCGTCGTGATCTATGTCGGCGCGCATCTGCCGCCGATCCAGTCGCTGGAAATTCCCAAGCGCCCGCCGACGATCCAGATCGTCGGCATGGACGGCACGGTGCTGGCAACGCGCGGCGAACAGGCCGGCGCCAATGTGTCGCTGAAGGATCTGCCGCCCTATCTGCCGAAGGCCTTCATCGCCATTGAAGACCGGCGGTTCTATTCGCATTACGGCATCGATCCGATCGGCATCGCGCGCGCAGCGGCGACCAACCTGATGCATCGCGGCGTGTCGCAGGGCGGCTCGACGCTAACGCAGCAGCTCGCCAAGAACCTGTTCCTGACGCAGGAGCGCACCATGGCGCGCAAGCTGCAGGAAGTGGAGCTGGCGTTCTGGCTGGAGCGCAAGCACAGCAAGGCCGAGATCCTGGAACTCTATCTCAACCGCGTCTATTTCGGCTCCGGCGCTTACGGCGTCGAAGCCGCGGCGCAGAAATATTTCGGCAAGCCGGCGAAGAACGTCACCGTCGCGGAAGCGGCGATGCTGGCGGGGCTCGTAAAGTCGCCGTCGCGGCTGGCGCCGAACCGCAATCCGGAAGGCGCCGAGGCGCGCGCCAAGGTGGTGCTGGCGGCGATGCAGGACGCCGAATTCATCACCGCAGCGCAGGCCAAGGGCGCGGCCGGCGTGCCGCAATACAACGTCAAGCCGGTCGGCGCCGGCACGGTGAATTATGTCGCCGACTGGATCGGCGAAGTGCTGGACGATCTGGTCGGCCAGGTCGACGAGAGCATCATTGTCGAGACCACCATCGATCCCAAGCTGCAGAGCGTGGCCGAAGCCGCCATCATCGACGAGCTGGCCGCCAAGAGCGTGAAGTTCAACGTGACGCAGGGCGCGCTGGTGGCGATGACGCCGGACGGTTCGGTCCGCGCCATGGTCGGCGGGCGGAACTACTCGGAGAGCCAGTTCAACCGCGCGGTGACCGCGAAGCGCCAGCCGGGATCGAGCTTCAAGCCGTTCGTCTATCTCACCGCCATCGAGGCGGGGCTGACGCCGGAGACGATCCGCCAGGACGCGCCGATCGACATCAAGGGCTGGAAGCCCGAGAACTACACCCACGAATATTTCGGCTCGGTGACGCTGACCCAGGCGCTGTCGATGTCGCTGAACACGGTGGCCGTGCGGCTCGGCCTCGAGGTCGGCCCGCAGAATGTCGTGCGCACCGCGCATCGGATGGGCATCGCCTCGAAGCTGGAAGCCAATGCCTCGATCGCGCTCGGCACCTCCGAAGTGTCGATGACCGAACTGGTCGGCGCCTATGCGCCCTTTGCCAATGGCGGCCTCGCTGTGTCGCCCCATGTGGTGAACCGCATCCGCACGGTGGAAGGCAAGAAGACGCTGTATACGCGGCCGGCGGAGACGGCGAGCCAGGTGATCGACGCCCGCGCCGTGGCTGCCATGAACACGATGATGCAGCAGACCATTCTGTCCGGTAGCGCCAAGAAGGCCGAACTGCCCGGCTGGTACGCGGCCGGCAAGACCGGCACCAGCCAGGATTTCCGCGACGCCTGGTTCATCGGCTACACCTCGCAGCTCGTCACCGGCGTCTGGCTCGGCAATGACGACAACTCGCCGACCAAGAAGGCCACCGGCGGCGGATTGCCCGTGGAGATCTGGTCGCGCTTCATGAAGACGGCGCATCAGGGCCTGCAGCCGCAGCCCGTGCCGGGCCTCGCGCCGTTGAATTCGTTCAGCACCAATCCGATCGGCCAGGCCCTGTCGAGCCTACTGCCCGGATCGAGCGCACCGTCGCCATCAGCGCCACCGGAACGCGGCTATGTGCCAAGCGCCCCCGTCTATAATGGCTATCGCCCGCAGCCGCCGGCGCCGACGCAAACCAACTACCCCGCCGCGCGCCAACAGCCGCAGCAAAACGTTCGGCCGGAAGCGTCGAGCGGGCTCGATGGCTGGCTGACGGAGCGGTTGTTCGGGAGATAG
- a CDS encoding GIY-YIG nuclease family protein: protein MVYVGEGDNVGIRISSHNKDDDKDFWEHACVITSKDLNLTKAHARYLESEIIRIVKHEGRATLANKSEPEFDRLPESDLADMDDFVARLQVLLPVLGAEFLRPTPDVSKRVEFQFLQWLSEKRRRAPILLEMVFQNLSNESRPEFRMNAGGLQAEAVEIDGQMIILSGSQARAQEAPSLASNVRAYRDQLLKTGKLVKDEKTGVLHFAEDVAFTSPSAAAQAVMGTSRNGRTDWINVSTNETYANWQERMISKFYSTVNLFDDGEAT, encoded by the coding sequence ATGGTGTACGTCGGCGAGGGAGATAACGTCGGAATTCGTATCTCTAGCCATAACAAGGATGACGATAAGGATTTCTGGGAACATGCATGCGTCATCACTAGCAAAGATCTCAATTTGACCAAGGCTCACGCGCGTTATCTTGAAAGCGAAATCATTCGAATCGTAAAACATGAAGGGCGCGCCACACTCGCGAACAAGAGCGAACCCGAGTTTGACCGTCTGCCAGAATCTGACCTCGCCGATATGGACGATTTTGTAGCTCGCCTCCAAGTTTTGCTACCCGTACTTGGAGCAGAATTTCTTCGCCCAACGCCCGACGTCTCGAAGCGAGTGGAATTTCAGTTCCTTCAGTGGCTGTCGGAGAAAAGGAGAAGGGCTCCAATCCTTCTGGAGATGGTGTTTCAGAATCTCTCAAACGAATCGCGGCCAGAGTTTCGAATGAATGCAGGCGGCCTTCAGGCAGAGGCAGTCGAAATCGATGGGCAAATGATTATTCTGTCGGGATCTCAAGCGCGCGCCCAAGAAGCGCCGTCGCTCGCTTCGAATGTTCGTGCGTATAGGGATCAATTGCTAAAAACGGGAAAATTAGTAAAGGACGAAAAAACTGGTGTTCTACATTTCGCTGAGGATGTTGCCTTCACTTCCCCCAGCGCAGCAGCGCAAGCTGTTATGGGAACAAGTAGGAACGGCAGAACCGATTGGATTAACGTTTCGACGAACGAGACCTATGCGAATTGGCAAGAACGTATGATCTCGAAATTTTATTCGACCGTGAATCTGTTTGACGATGGCGAGGCAACGTAA
- a CDS encoding endonuclease domain-containing protein codes for MANAFARSLRKSLTPQEAKLWVKLRELKPLGFHFRRQAPIRHIIVDFVSFRDLLVIEVDGGQHNFDEATRKDEARDTFLRGEGFRVLRFWNFEVDRNLDGVMETVVTALGTPTRPA; via the coding sequence GTGGCAAACGCATTCGCGCGGTCGCTTCGCAAGAGCCTGACGCCGCAGGAGGCGAAGCTGTGGGTGAAGCTACGTGAACTCAAGCCGCTCGGCTTTCACTTTCGCCGGCAGGCGCCGATCCGGCACATCATCGTGGACTTCGTCTCGTTTCGCGATCTGCTGGTGATCGAGGTCGATGGCGGGCAGCATAATTTTGATGAAGCTACGCGCAAGGATGAAGCGCGGGATACGTTTCTGCGCGGCGAGGGATTTCGCGTATTGCGGTTCTGGAATTTCGAGGTGGATCGGAATCTAGATGGTGTGATGGAGACGGTGGTGACCGCATTGGGCACCCCCACCCGACCGGCCTGA
- a CDS encoding ABC transporter substrate-binding protein, protein MRTSLLHRFATTAKFVGMAAIALTATSLLATSALAQKKYDPGATDTEIKIGQTVPFSGPASAYSSIAKTQLAYFKMVNDQGGVNGRKINLIQYDDAYSPPKAVEQVRKLVESDEVLLTFQIIGTPSNAGVQKYLNQKQVPQLFAATGATRFTDPKNFPWTMGYNPNYQTEGRIYAKYILKNHPTAKIAILWQNDDLGRDYLTGMKAGLGDKAASMIVSEASYELADPTIDSQIVKLKSSGADLLFNASTPKFAAQAIKKVADLGWKPIHIVDINATSVGAVLVPAGLDNSKGLISTNYGKDPLDPQWKDDEGMKRYMAFMDKYYPDGDKNSNFNTYGYGNAQLMVEVLKRCGDDLTRANVMKQASSISGFKTDLGLPGMSLSTSPTDYRVNKQLQMQRFNGERWELFGPIIEDDSAG, encoded by the coding sequence ATGAGAACTTCGCTTCTTCATCGCTTCGCCACGACGGCTAAATTTGTCGGGATGGCGGCCATTGCGCTGACAGCCACATCACTGCTGGCCACATCGGCACTCGCGCAGAAGAAATACGATCCCGGCGCCACCGATACCGAGATCAAGATCGGCCAGACCGTGCCGTTCTCGGGCCCCGCCTCGGCCTATTCGTCGATCGCCAAGACGCAGCTCGCTTATTTCAAAATGGTCAACGACCAGGGCGGCGTCAACGGCCGCAAGATCAACCTGATCCAGTATGACGACGCCTATTCGCCGCCCAAGGCCGTGGAACAGGTGCGCAAGCTCGTCGAGTCCGACGAGGTGCTGCTGACCTTCCAGATCATCGGCACGCCGTCCAATGCGGGCGTCCAGAAATATCTGAACCAGAAGCAGGTGCCGCAGCTGTTCGCCGCCACCGGCGCCACGCGCTTTACCGATCCGAAGAACTTCCCCTGGACCATGGGCTACAATCCCAACTACCAGACCGAAGGCCGGATCTACGCCAAATACATCCTGAAGAACCATCCGACCGCCAAGATCGCCATCCTCTGGCAGAACGACGATCTCGGCCGCGACTATCTCACCGGCATGAAGGCCGGGCTCGGCGACAAGGCCGCGTCGATGATCGTCTCGGAAGCGTCCTATGAACTCGCCGACCCGACCATCGACTCGCAGATCGTCAAGCTGAAGTCCTCCGGCGCCGACCTCCTGTTCAACGCCTCGACGCCGAAATTCGCCGCGCAGGCGATCAAGAAGGTGGCTGATCTCGGCTGGAAGCCGATCCACATCGTCGACATCAATGCGACATCGGTGGGCGCGGTGCTGGTGCCTGCGGGGCTCGACAATTCCAAGGGTCTCATCTCGACCAATTACGGCAAGGACCCGCTGGACCCGCAGTGGAAGGACGACGAGGGCATGAAGCGCTACATGGCCTTCATGGACAAATATTATCCCGACGGCGACAAGAACTCGAACTTCAACACCTATGGCTACGGCAATGCCCAGCTCATGGTGGAAGTGCTGAAGCGCTGCGGCGACGATCTCACCCGCGCCAATGTGATGAAGCAGGCCAGCAGCATTTCGGGCTTCAAGACCGATCTCGGCCTGCCCGGCATGAGCCTCTCCACCTCGCCCACCGACTACCGCGTCAACAAGCAGCTGCAGATGCAGCGCTTCAACGGCGAGCGCTGGGAACTGTTCGGCCCGATCATCGAGGATGACTCGGCGGGCTAG